The genomic region GTTTAAAACTGACAATCACTCAAACAATAAGAAAGTGACGTAACACAATTTGTATCTAACTTCTTTCGTTAATTTAAGTTGCAATTAAAgccgatagatggcgctacatttctatttaattatatttttttaataaaattaaatcaacgaagaatttgattataaatattaaataaatacataaactAAATCAAATTAGggaaattaatcaatttttattcgaatttattaaaattttaaaacttacccattttgaggttattatctccggaaactttttattaatacttattaAATTTCCCTTACATCGCATgtttatcacttaatttagAACCCCAAGATTCAATTAAGAAAGAATTTGGGGttgtagaaataatttttaacgaaattttttaattttaaactaagCAAGTTTAAAACTGTCAATCACTCAAACACAACAAACGAAAAGAAGTGAAGTTAGCTTTTAACTGAGActatttataactttaaatttattaaaatttgtttaaaaatcttattttgattgtaaattaatcaaatctatttgacttttaaataaattaacaaataaatcaagaattaattaacataatttgtTTCTAACTTCTTtgattaattcaattttggattaaaaccaatagatggcgctatatttttaattaattattttaataaaaataaattgaagcagaatttaaataaatacatgaaaCGAAATCAAATTGGGggaataaatcgatttttattagaatttattaaattaaatctttaaacttaccaatttttgatgttgtgaTCTCcgcaaataattttttaatacttaattaataaatttcccTTACACCGCAAGTTTTTCACTTAATTTACAACCTCAAGATTCAATTAAGAAAGAATTTAGGGTTgtcgaaataatttttaacgaaatcttttcaatttaaactAAACAGGTTTAAAACTGTCAATCACTCAAACACAACAAACGAAAAGAAGTGAAGTTAGCTTTTAACTGAGActatttataactttaaatttattaaaatttgtttaaaaatcttattttgattgtaaattaatcaaatctatttgacttttaaataaattaacaaataaatcaagaattaattaacataactTGTTTCTAACTTCTTTGATTAATTCAATTTGGGATTAAAaccaatagatggcgctacatttttaattaattattttaataaaaataaattgaagcagaatttaaataaatacatgaaaCGAAATCAAATTGGGggaataaatcgatttttattcgaatttattaaattaaatctttaaacttaccaatttttgatgttgtgaTCTccgcaaacaattttttaatacttaattaataaatttcccTTACACCGCaagtttttcatttaacttacAACCCCAAGATTCAATTAAGAAAGAATTTGGGGTTGCAGAAGTAGtttttaacgaaattttttaattttaaactaagCAAGTTAAAAACTGTCAATCACTCAACACCAATGACAGTAAGGAAAGTGAAGTTAGCTATCTATTTTGATAAACTTTtggatttaaagaaataagtttgttttaattgtaaattaaattaattattaacttatttGACCCTTGTTGCGAAATTAAtcacaaaataagaaaattattcatttctaactttttagattaattcgttacaattaaaattgacatctgtcaattttttttacatttatttcataaaattaatattttaatcttaattcatttttaaacatacaaAATAACACTTTAAATCATTACTTTATCCGTTAATAAAGCAATTccacataattttttaactaaattaaagtaaaatttttttatttttatatacagcAGCGGacaaaagtctacatacaatttttttaatcctattTCAGAATAGCGACAATTTATACGATTGGGATTCAGAAACACAAGGAGTAATTCTAAGCGCATTTTACTGGGGTTACGTAATCACCCATATGCCGGGTGGAATCCTCGCTGAAAAATTCGGTGGAAAATACTCCCTGGGATTAGGGATTTTATCCACAGCAATTTTCACTCTTTTAACCCCAATCGTCGTTCAACACGGTGGTTATCAATGGTTAATCGCTCTCCGTGTCCTCGAAGGATTGGGAGAAGGCACCACTTATCCAGCTTTAAACGCTATGCTTGGAAAATGGGTCCCAGTACATGAACGAGCAAAAATTGGTACATTAGTTTATGCTGGTGGGCAAATTGGAACAGTTGTTGGGAACGCTCTTAGTGGTTATTTAATCGAAGCAACTGGGGATTGGTCCTCGGTCTTTTACGTTTTTGGAGCGTTGGGTTTATTATGGTTTGTTATTTGGACTTTGATTTGTTACTCAAGTCCGGATACTCACCCGTTTATTAGTGatgaagaaaaaagttatttaagaaaagaatTGGCTGAATCGACTTCGAGCAAATCAAAAAAGATCCCGTGGAGGGCCATTTTAACTTCCGTACCATTGTGGGCGCTGGTTGCAGCTCAAATTGGTCACGATTGGGGCTTCTTCACCATGGTTACAGATTTACCTATTTATATGTCTGATGTGCTTCATTTTACGGTCTCCAAAAACGGTATTTATTCCTCTGTGCCATACATTTGCATGTGGATCGTTTCAATGGGTTCCGGATGGTTATGCGATTGGTTAATCGTTAAGAACTATATGACTGTTACATTTGCAAGGAAATTTTTCACAACAGTTGGTAAggctttttttaatcaaaatcacaaatcaaattttaatttatattgatcATTTTTTTAGCTTCCATTGGTCCTGGAATCTTTATGGTAGCTGCATCTTACGCTGGTTGCGATGATGTCTTAGTAATCGCTTTATTCACCATCTCAATGGGTTTCATGGGCACCTTTTACTGCGGAATGAAAGTGAACGCTTTAGATTTGTCGCCGAATTATTCGGGAACACTCATGGCCATAATAAACGGTTTGGGGGCCATAACAGGAATAATCACACCTTACTTAGTTGGTGCTTTAACTTCGGGCCACACCGTTCAAGAATGGAGGGTGGTTTTCTTCATTTCATTGGGCGTCTTCATCGTGACAAACATCGTTTACGTCTTATTTGCCAGTGGTGAAGAACAATGGTGGAATCGCCCCGATGACACCAACTTCCATAAAAGTATCGAAAACGGTATTTTGagggaaaaagaaaagaaaatggagGCGAAAGCAAATAAGAAGGCGGCAAAAGCAAGCAAAAAGTGATGTAAAGCGTAAATGTAGGGGATTTTAGttagttattaaatttgccaTTTTTGccaaatgaagaaaaaaatagtaataatattaacCGGATAAAACtcgtttctatttttaatttaatttaaaataaacgatttctgACGCTCAGTCAGATCCACTCATTATGAATTTCTATGAAATGATTGTAAATATTCCCGTCCGTATTgtagaaatgaaattaagtaaaataaaaatgtatttattttaaatcttttgggGTTTTAAAGTCATTTTACCATTTCCACTGagtatttttcttcaaaagcTGGCTCAATGAATTGCTTTTCTGGAACTTTATATATTTCTGTACACTTTTTGACCTATTCCTACAACTCCCTTCACTCTGTATGGGTCCAAAGAGAAACTGGTTTCATCTAAATTCCATATGTGATCTCCTTTATTTATCAGTTGAGCTGTTTCCAACTATTACAGCTTCTCCTGGCTCAGtttgcttaaaaaaatttaaaaaaaataattaaataaataaaaattacagactttttgaggttatgttcacTAAAACAAACGTCATTTAagatttctctttaatttttcgcACATGGAAAAGAAATGTACTACTTACAGTATCATTTATAACCGCGGAAATCGattcaaaaagaatttgaacCTTCTAAAGTAacttttaaaggatttttttaaatttaaactaaacAAGTTTAAAACTGACAATCACTCAAACAATAAGAAAGTGACGTAACACAATTTGTATCTAACTTCTTTCGTTAATTCAAGTTGCAATTAAAaccgatagatggcgctacatttctatttaattatatttttttaataaaagtaaatcaacgaagaatttaattataaatactaaatacatacatacacTAAATCAAATTaggaaaattaatcaatttattaatttaaatttttaaacttacccATTTTTGACGTTAAGTTCACcggaaacaattttttaatgcttaattattaaatatccCTTACATCGCAAgtttatcacttaatttacAACCCCAAGAATCAATTAAGAAAGAATTTGGAGTTGTAGAAGTATTTTTTAAcgcaatcttttaaatttaaacttaacaaGTCTAAAACTGTCAAACACTCAAACTTAACAAACGAAACGAAGTGAAGTTAGCTTTTAACTGTAACACGACGctttataactttaaatttataaaaatttatttaaaaatattattttgattgtaaattaatgttgtttaacgtcaattttgacgtttgaaCGTTATCTAATAATCgaaattgatgataattttccaattttttgaaatttcaacataaagtaactgtcaaatttgatgttttcacTGCATGGACTTATCAATCAGAGATGATAAACTGCCACACTACTGGGTGGGTAATTGCCTCTCCATCAACTAAGAACAGTAAAGAAGATGGGAAGTCTAAtgtattttatctttattagcTCTTGATTTATCTGAAGTTGGATTAATCTGGGTAAAAGTGATTGAAATATTAACAGATAGAGCTGAAATGCTTGAAGAATACTTTTCCTTACCTTTATTAATAGAATTATCATCCCAATGTGATTGTTAACCAGTTTATATTGTACGATTAGCTTACAAGGTAAATTGGGGAActgaaaaagaatgttttaaatcattaacTATAAAAAGAGCCACTTTTACTCACAACAGAGTTGTATAacgaagaaattaatgaagcgagtatttattattaataaataataaattgtagaCTTACCGAGTCATTTTTGTtcacaaaaagtttaattgattaaatcagAATaataaagtgaggttatgttgatttgtttgtatttGAATCTTGTCAAAATGTCCGCCAacctaataaaaataaaaaaattatttaattttgaaataaattaattaaataatttattaattacatcaaatttatgattaataacttaaaaaataacatgaaCAATTATAACAcaactaaatatttatatgaaaagaaaaatgattaaaaaaacaatttgaggttatgtttactttttttaaaggttataTTTACcctttttattcattaattaattaaaaagacaGTTTAATATCGTCAGTGAGATTCGCCTGGATAAAAGACCAATGTAGGATAATAACATATCCATAAATTAGACTTATtagatttgatttttaatttaaataaaagcattacaaaatttcatcttaaatttattttagatatttaTAAGTTTCACCAGGTTCAAAAACTTCAACATTATTCTCGTTCGTTTTGTAATGATACATTTCGTTTTTCAGATTGTCCTGTCTCAAAACATGTAAAAATCCACTAACAGCTTCACTTCGACCAGTTTTTAAAGGAGAAACTTGAAAAACAATGTCTGAAATCCTCTCCAAATAATTACTAACAATTTCATCCTTTTTCTCCTCAGATTTATGTGTCCCAAAAATGCAAGTAATGTTCATATTAATCAACATGTTCACTAAATTCATTATGTGCTTGATTTCAATTCCTAAATCCAATAAATGCGTGATATCGTCGATTATTAGATATCGTTCTCTGTTTAATTGATTCAGAATTGACATgacttgttttaaaaattctttaacgaTGTGTTCTGATAATTCTTCTTTCGGTGTTTCGTccaattcaaaaatgatttcGTGGAAATTTTCAATGCAAAATATACGATTATTTTCGACTAATTTATACCCAAGCTTTTTACAACACGTTTTATAATGTTGTAAAGGTTTATGTAAGGTTACGAAACAAATTTCGGAGTAACtttgattcaaaatttttactagTAAATGGGGAATTATAAATTGAGCTTCAGCCAGATGATTTTCCTTGATTATGATCACTTTTTGATCTTTAATATTCAAGATTtgtatcaatttattattacaaactTCACCCCTTTCCATCTTTGTTGATTCACATGAAGTTGTCCACTTTTGGAATTGATTTTATctacaaattaaataattcaaagaaAAGCGTGGTGTGATATTGCGTGATATGATTAATTGAGggaattttaagaaaaatgtgtgTCAGCACAACgattttattcttaacgacagatttggttttaaaataaccaaaaaatgGGGAGatgtaaattttgatttaccTTTATGTGTAGGATTTAGCTTCGAAATTGGGTGAGTCAATTAAAGtgagttaattaaattaaaacacaacaaaacgaAACTCGGGTGTTGTAAgttataacataacctcaataattaaaatgattatgtCAAGTGTCAAGGGAGAGTTTTAGGTTTTTCggtaatagatggcgctaaaaaGGCGCGTGAATTTCACgtaatcaaaaaaacttttgtaataatatatCAGTTCGGTGGGGAACTAAACCGCGGTTAGTCGAATAATATAAGTAGAGTTGTAAACgattagattaattttaaattaattaataatttttaagcgATGAccttttaaaaagattaatttttggttGTTTTTGCCCCAATTAAAAGTAGGAAAAATGAGtgaagataaaaagaaaagggTTGCGAAATGGTACTTTGGAGGATTGGGCTCTTGTGGAGCTGCTTGTATAACTCACCCTTTGGATACGATAAAAGTTATGTTGCAAACTCAACAACAAGTTAAGATGGGTATGGGACAAATGGCTATTCACGTCGTTAAAACTCAAGGTAAATAATTCTCATTGAatgtaaattgaaataaaatcgaattGGAATAGAATCGAaattaattccaaaaatttcaaggtcatttaatttaaaatctaatttgctgttaaaacaaaaacgtAACGTTGTTTTTCACGTCATTGGAAAAAACTTGTAACCAAAACTAACACcactaaatttattaaatgagaCGTTAATGATGTTTTCCTGGCTCCGAGTTGCGTCACGATAATTATTAGCTAAATTGTTGATTTAGTTGATACTGTTAATACGTTTTATTGTGTTACTTTATGGGTTATTGCTATGTAACAAGTTTTATCTGAATAGAAACGCAAAAATGACCTTGAGAGTATATCGGAAGATGAAAGTTGTCGGTTTTCGGTGGGAGAAGGAGTAAAATTCATCAGGCTACTCTAAACCGGACTGTATCGAGAGAACTGACCGAAAATCGGTTTTTATCTAATCGAGTAAACACTCTACATCGACATTCTTCGTTGGTGAATATAAcattatagtttttttttataaaaagaacatttttttatcgttaatcataattattacaaaaaataaaacgatttcaaaattaattttaggttattaaataatttaaacgtcaaggtgacatttaaaacatcaaatgacaagtaaaaaatttaatttgacatttatacgtcaaaattacaagattaattttaaaatttcgttttctaaATGGTAATTGAGAATAGAAATGATTATTTAACCAATTTtacacattaatattaatgtagaaaaataaaacgttaaaattaatttcaaataattaaataatttaaacgtcaagttgacatttaaaacatcaaatgacaagtaaaaaatttaatttgacatttatatgtcaaaatttcaagattaattccaaaaattctttttctaagTATTAATTGAGAGTAGAATTGATTACTTAACCAATTTTACACATTAATATTGATGTAGAAAAATagaacatcaaaattaattattaaaattgaaacgttaatattttaaacgtcaatttacgAGGTGAGTCTGCTCATGTTTTCGTGGTTATCCAAATAGCGTAATATTTCTTGTTAGCTCTAGATAttagtttttatcaatataagTTTAGAACATAACTTCTAATTGTATACACATCATCCTATTAGGGTTTATCTTACACAACATTctcaaaatcgattaatttcgAGTTTCCGCTCCAAATCCAAggatattatataatttattatgagATTATTGAAAGATTATGTTtcttaaaagattaaattataGATATTATTGCTGATAAGAAAACGTTTTCACAACAATATccttgaatttattttattattaaagataaaatcttattatttacttactatgtttttttttaggaTTCTTTTCACTTTACAATGGATTATCGGCGTCACTTCTTCGTCAACTCACTTATTCCACGACTCGTTTCGGAATTTACGAATACATGAAGAGCGTTTCTGATCCTAACGATATGACTTTTGTAAAAAGGGTGGGTATGGCTGCGGTGGCGGGTGCTGCTGGTGGTTTAGTGGGAACCCCCGCTGATATGGTTAATGTCCGTATGCAGAATGATATTAAATTACCGCTGGAACAACGGAGAAAGTGaatcaaaatgaatttaattaataaattttattcaatttaatattattttagttattcgAACGCCGTGCATGGATTATTTAGCGTGGCGAAACAAGAAGGTgttggaaaattatttaatgggGCTACAATGGCTACAAGTAGGGCTGTTTTTATGACCATCGGACAATTATCGTTTTatgatcaaatcaaaattttattattaagtacAGGGTTTTTCCAAGACAATTTAACAACTCATTTTACATCTAGTTTAGTTGCTGTATGtatattaatcaataaatcaaTCAATAAGATTATTACTTACATTTCTTTTAGGCTGGTTTTGCAACGTTACTCACTCAACCtcttgatgttttaaaaacaagATCGATGAACGCCAAACCGGGCGAATTTAAAAGTTTAGGCGACTTAATAATGCACACTGCTAAATTAGGACCAGCCGGTTTCTTCAAAGGATTCATCCCAGCATTTTTCAGGCTTGGTCCACATACGATATtaacttttgtattttttgagcAACTTCGAATGAATTTCGGTTTGAATCCGTCCTATGAAGAGAAAAAATCGTAATTAATTATACATAAGTGTccaaaatgaatattttaagagaaataattatttaataagcaTAATTGGCGAATTATACAGGATTATTCAGGATTATATACAGAGTAAATTCAGGATATATCCGTCTAACTATTGAACAACGATACATTCCTATTTTCTGAGGTGAAATTATCTCTGCTGCTATTGCAtggtttttttaaacatttacatacaTTATATTGTAATTCCAATTGAAACATtccaattatttattgcatatTGCATAAagagatattttaatgaaatcgatgttattataaaatattaaaagaattgaaattatttatatgtaGGTGGTGTCAGTATGTGAATAAAGAATTGATTTATCGATGTTAATAACgaattttaatcataattcctcttattttcttaatatttttaatattttgacacTTACCCTTCAAAATTTTctgtcaattttgatttttttttaagttggcaataaatttttttaatgataaaattataattaaaatattttaaaacaattcaattaCAAACATAATTGATTATTATgatatatttcaattaaatttgtttaaattaaattagtgtttttaaacaattctttaTCATCATTGCGCCATCTCGTTTCGGGCAACCTAAATATCACGTCACAAAGATTTTaagttaaaacaaatagtataagtgttttaaattaacgcaaaatcataataatttaattatttatttaagaatttaaatcctttcaaatatttttaattatattaataaaattattaagattttaaaatgacctAACTTCATGTTTGTATTGATTGTAGCTTGTAGCTGTCAAGTTGTgatataaacataacctaaaagtgtttcaataaatttaatcgtGAAAATCTTCAAGAATTAAAGGTAAATATGCTTTTAATTACAAgaaatttgtatatttttagttttagtataaaacatttttacttgTAAAGTTCTTCTTTATGACACGGACACCGGCGATAATTAGGATCTGCACGCGGATCATGAGCCATTTTACCAGGAGTAATATTAACCATTTTAACATTACCAAGCATAGAAGTCCCATCTtctttttgacaaattttttcATGCTTCTTACCCGGATCGATCATATTTTCCTTTATATACTCATCGACTATCTTTTCAATAGGATATGTATTCCTTCCGTTACTCTTGGCTTCTTCGATAACATGATTAGCGTAGGCAAAGAATTCATCGTCAGCTAATTTCAGCTTCATTTTGACGTATTCGTTAATTTCCTTTTGATGTGACTCTCCTCGTATTTTATCTTCGgcgatttgttttaaaatttcgtgTCTAAATTGAAGCTTTTTGTCCCAATTTTCTTGGGCTCTTATTTGGTCGTGCACTTTGTTGCATTCGTTTTGTTTTAGACGATTCATCATTTCCCATTTTTTCCCTTCGGCGATTAATCGGTCTTGTTCCgcttttttaagtagataATTTTGGCGATCTTCATCGCGTTCTTTTCGTAAACGTTGTGCTTTTTCGATACGACCTTGTTCTGCTGCGGCTTCACGCGCATCCGCTTCTTCTTTAGCTCGTTGAATTGAACGCTCAAAAGCTTCATTTTTCGCTTTTTCGCCTGCTACGGCAGCTCTACTTGCCATTTCTCTTCTTATTTGTTCTTGTTCTCGCatctaaatattaaattttagtattattgtgttattatattacaaaaaaaataatttacctcAAGAACTCTTTGTGCTCTTTTAcattcaatttgttttttagctttttcaaaaacttcgaTAACTTCTTCGACTTCGTCATcttctttttttatcaatCGTTTAAATTCGCCTGCTTCTGATAAGAATTCTTGGACTTCTTTTTTTCGTTCGGCTTTTTCTTTCACTTTCTGTAAGAtaaaagtgaattaaaaatccaaatcatttttaagttttatttacctcctcaaattgaatttgtttttCCAACTCCATTTCTTTTTTGGCATGTTCATTGTCGAGTAATTCCTCCTTTATCCTTTCTTCTCTCAGTTTTTTCCGACATTCTTCTTTGTCTtggatttgttttaaataagttttgcAAAATCCCTCATTTTTTTTACGAATCGCAGCctctttttcttcattttcttgtttttcttctATGGCAGCTTGCCTAATTTTTTCCGCTTCTTTTTTCTCTTCGTCCACGTAATGTtgattgattatttttttaaattcgatttGTTTGCCGCGTTCGTACAACGTCTCCGAAAACATTAAAGCTCCGTTTATACTTTTCGGATAACTTTTTGAGTAAAACATTGTCCGTTTTACTTTTTCCATAAAAGCTTCTTTAATATCTGCTTGTTCTTGACGAAGAACGTAAAAATTTTCCATGCGTTGCCGATCTAATTCTTCAGCTTGTTTCTTTCTTTCCATTTCTTTGTGCATATGGACGTGCTAGAACAACTTATTTTAACcttaatttagtaattatttctatttacTTCAATTGAATCCGGCCAATTTTTGGTCATTGCATCGCTTCCCTCTTTCAAAGCTTGCCGATGAGCTCGTTCCGCTTCTATAGCatcttcaatattttttttccgATCTAAATGTCctgtaatttttttccatgCTGTGTTTGAAACGTGAAGGGCATGGCCCCTTTCCGAAATCTTTGTGTTTTCGATGGTTTGTCCCGGTAATAAATACCATCGGGattccattttatttattagatttaaatcaaaatcttataagttaattaaaattgatagaatAGACGTTTTCAGTTTAGAAACCAGACATTGGATGTGTTTCTATGGAAGTTTGATCgataatttcgtttttatttcaggttattatttcaaaattatctaaatttaCGCAaattaacatttcttttatattatcataattaaacatatttattttcattaatattgaacaattagatacaaaaatcaaataaaatgcaaaaatgaaaagttagGTTGGAACCCACACAGACCCATTTTTCTAAGTTgtatataaaatcgaaataaccaTATTcatatcatttatttaaaattctccaacaattttaatggtgaaatccattttttgatatctcaattagttcttgagatataactttttaaagttaacctaaaaattaccCATTCATGTTGACATATTTTTTGAGGTTGGGTTCAAATTTCTgtttctaggttatgtatcaaattgaaaaaaccaaatttggggcacttatacaattttctttgataaatttaggggtgaaattatttttttgatacctcgattactttttaagaaattaatctttaaagataacctaaaaaaaccgttttttaacacatttttagggttaaatttaaatcactttttctaggttgtatataaaatcgaaataaccaTATTcatatcatttatttaaaattctccaacaattttaatgatgaaatccattttttgatatctcaattagttcttgagatataactttttaaagttaacctaaaaaattaccATTCATGTTGACACATTTTTTGAGGTTGGGTTCAAATTTCTgtttctaggttatgtatcaaattgaaaaaaccaaatttggggcacttatacaattttctttgataaatttaggggtgaaattatttttttgatacctcgattactttttaagaaattaatctttaaagataacctaaaaaaatcgttttttaacaCATTCTTAGGGCtaaatttaaatcactttttctaagttgtatataaaatcgaaataaccaTATTcatatcatttatttaatattctccaacaattttaatggtgaaatccattttttgatatctcaattagttcttgagatataactttttaaagttaacctaaaaaattaccATTCATGTTGACACATTTTTTGGGGTTGGGTTCAAATTTCTgtttctaggttatgtatcaaattgaaaaaaccaaatttggggcacttattcaattttctttgataaatttaggggtgaaattatttttttgataccccgattactttttaagaaattaatctttaaagataacctaaaaaaatcgttttttaacacatttttagggctaaatttaaatcactttttctaagttgtatataaaatcgaaataaccatattaatatcatttatttaatattctccaacaattttaatggtgaaatccattttttgatatctcaattagttcttgagatataactttttaaagttaacctaaaaaattaccTAGTCATGTTGACACATTTTTTGGGGTTGggttcaaatttatttttctaggttatgtatcaaattgaaaaaaccaaatttggtgcacttatacaattttctttgataaatttaggggtgaaattatttttttgatacctcgattactttttaagaaattaatctttaaagataacctaaaaaaatcgttttttaacacatttttagggctaaatttaaatcactttttctaagttgtatataaaatcgaaataaccatattaatatcatttatttcaaattctccaacaattttaatggtgaaatccattttttgatat from Onthophagus taurus isolate NC chromosome 5, IU_Otau_3.0, whole genome shotgun sequence harbors:
- the LOC111422281 gene encoding uncharacterized protein; the protein is MERGEVCNNKLIQILNIKDQKVIIIKENHLAEAQFIIPHLLVKILNQSYSEICFVTLHKPLQHYKTCCKKLGYKLVENNRIFCIENFHEIIFELDETPKEELSEHIVKEFLKQVMSILNQLNRERYLIIDDITHLLDLGIEIKHIMNLVNMLINMNITCIFGTHKSEEKKDEIVSNYLERISDIVFQVSPLKTGRSEAVSGFLHVLRQDNLKNEMYHYKTNENNVEVFEPGETYKYLK
- the LOC111422270 gene encoding cilia- and flagella- associated protein 210; the protein is MESRWYLLPGQTIENTKISERGHALHVSNTAWKKITGHLDRKKNIEDAIEAERAHRQALKEGSDAMTKNWPDSIEHVHMHKEMERKKQAEELDRQRMENFYVLRQEQADIKEAFMEKVKRTMFYSKSYPKSINGALMFSETLYERGKQIEFKKIINQHYVDEEKKEAEKIRQAAIEEKQENEEKEAAIRKKNEGFCKTYLKQIQDKEECRKKLREERIKEELLDNEHAKKEMELEKQIQFEEKVKEKAERKKEVQEFLSEAGEFKRLIKKEDDEVEEVIEVFEKAKKQIECKRAQRVLEMREQEQIRREMASRAAVAGEKAKNEAFERSIQRAKEEADAREAAAEQGRIEKAQRLRKERDEDRQNYLLKKAEQDRLIAEGKKWEMMNRLKQNECNKVHDQIRAQENWDKKLQFRHEILKQIAEDKIRGESHQKEINEYVKMKLKLADDEFFAYANHVIEEAKSNGRNTYPIEKIVDEYIKENMIDPGKKHEKICQKEDGTSMLGNVKMVNITPGKMAHDPRADPNYRRCPCHKEELYK
- the LOC111422279 gene encoding mitochondrial dicarboxylate carrier translates to MSEDKKKRVAKWYFGGLGSCGAACITHPLDTIKVMLQTQQQVKMGMGQMAIHVVKTQGFFSLYNGLSASLLRQLTYSTTRFGIYEYMKSVSDPNDMTFVKRVGMAAVAGAAGGLVGTPADMVNVRMQNDIKLPLEQRRNYSNAVHGLFSVAKQEGVGKLFNGATMATSRAVFMTIGQLSFYDQIKILLLSTGFFQDNLTTHFTSSLVAAGFATLLTQPLDVLKTRSMNAKPGEFKSLGDLIMHTAKLGPAGFFKGFIPAFFRLGPHTILTFVFFEQLRMNFGLNPSYEEKKS
- the LOC111422297 gene encoding putative inorganic phosphate cotransporter, which encodes MLTGWRKTVSKCFLIPQRYVLGIMGFLAIVNAYTMRISLSVAITAMVVPRNTTNVTDTDTCPYPDDHQTGDGPITNSDNLYDWDSETQGVILSAFYWGYVITHMPGGILAEKFGGKYSLGLGILSTAIFTLLTPIVVQHGGYQWLIALRVLEGLGEGTTYPALNAMLGKWVPVHERAKIGTLVYAGGQIGTVVGNALSGYLIEATGDWSSVFYVFGALGLLWFVIWTLICYSSPDTHPFISDEEKSYLRKELAESTSSKSKKIPWRAILTSVPLWALVAAQIGHDWGFFTMVTDLPIYMSDVLHFTVSKNGIYSSVPYICMWIVSMGSGWLCDWLIVKNYMTVTFARKFFTTVASIGPGIFMVAASYAGCDDVLVIALFTISMGFMGTFYCGMKVNALDLSPNYSGTLMAIINGLGAITGIITPYLVGALTSGHTVQEWRVVFFISLGVFIVTNIVYVLFASGEEQWWNRPDDTNFHKSIENGILREKEKKMEAKANKKAAKASKK